The genomic DNA GTGACCTGGGGCGCGCCCTGCCACTGCGGATGGCTCGCCATCACGATCGTCGAGGCGAAGTCGCGGACGTGCGACGCGATCGGCACCTCCCGGATCAGCTCGCGGAACGCGAGCACGCTCGGTCCGTTCAGGACGCGGCTGACGGCCGCCGGCCGCGACTGCGTCGTGCGGTCGATGATCGCGTTCAGCTCCTCGATCGCCGGGTACCGCACCCGGAGCTTGAAGAAGAAGCGGTCGAGCTGGGCCTCGGGCAGCGGGTAGGTGCCCTCCATCTCGATGGGGTTCTGGGTCGCGAGCACGAAGAACGGCGCGGGCACGGGGCGCGAGACGCCGCCGACCGTGACGGAGCCCTCCTGCATGCCCTCGAGCAGCGCCGACTGGGTCTTCGGCGTCGCGCGGTTGATCTCGTCGGCGAGCAGGATGTGGGCGAAGATCGGCCCGTGCTGGAACTGAAAGTGCTTCCGCCCGTCGGCGTCCTCCACGATGATGTTCGTGCCGATGATGTCGGCGGGCATCAGGTCGGGCGTGAACTGGATCCGCGAGAACGAGAGCTCGAGGCACTCGGCGAGCGTCTTGACGAGGAGCGTCTTGCCGAGCCCGGGCACGCCTTCGAGGAGCACGTGGCCGCCGGCGAACATCCCGGTGAGCACGTGCGTGATGATCGCGCGATGGCCGACGATGACCT from Candidatus Methylomirabilota bacterium includes the following:
- a CDS encoding MoxR family ATPase — its product is MSQEAARVREFVAAFEALRAEVEKVIVGHRAIITHVLTGMFAGGHVLLEGVPGLGKTLLVKTLAECLELSFSRIQFTPDLMPADIIGTNIIVEDADGRKHFQFQHGPIFAHILLADEINRATPKTQSALLEGMQEGSVTVGGVSRPVPAPFFVLATQNPIEMEGTYPLPEAQLDRFFFKLRVRYPAIEELNAIIDRTTQSRPAAVSRVLNGPSVLAFRELIREVPIASHVRDFASTIVMASHPQWQGAPQVTQRFVRYGASPRGAQALVLGAKVKALAEGRYNVSAEDIKALAAPALRHRIILNFEGEAEGVDTDTLVEQLVATAEAETVRGKEPFLR